The following are encoded together in the Lactuca sativa cultivar Salinas chromosome 1, Lsat_Salinas_v11, whole genome shotgun sequence genome:
- the LOC111906574 gene encoding PAN domain-containing protein At5g03700 has protein sequence MEITIPSGLTQFPVLFLLLIFLFHPISAVASTQELLKGFTATPDSSISSFQPLLSDSLGNYSLGFLRVDRTQLALAIIHVPSQEQLWIAGKSPLARWSSQTRLSFNGSLVISDSHTGVLWSSYTDGYRVRLSNTSNLLIETMGDTSLILWQSFDSPYNTLMENQIFTSAMTLVSSNGLYSMKLGPDFIGFYVNFIDNSDPGHLYYQHNPMEAKARVLKDHGPIQAMLSPDGFLGMYQNGSTPVDVQPFSTFQQPGTGSRRLRLEPDGNLIGYYWTRSSWVVDFKQISDLCDLPSSCGPYGLCQPGKGCSCVDNRTAYSSGGCGTSGGDFCGKKYGVLRRTGVELSNKEIMAYTIMSSLEKCELMCEEKCTCWGAVYSNTSGFCYTIDYPIQTVVEVLDVTKAGYFKVRVGAGKDNKVVGLWVGLGVLCGLVLLLGGVFLYKRERRGVKGYVEEEGVNGGVGPYKNLGSESFKSIELSER, from the coding sequence ATGGAGATTACTATCCCTTCTGGGTTGACTCAATTTCCGGTGTTGTTCCTCCTTCTCATCTTTCTATTTCATCCCATCTCCGCCGTAGCCTCCACCCAAGAGCTACTCAAAGGATTCACCGCCACCCCAGATTCATCCATATCATCATTCCAACCTCTACTCAGTGACTCACTTGGTAACTACTCGTTAGGTTTCCTCCGAGTTGATCGAACTCAACTCGCTCTTGCTATAATCCATGTCCCATCCCAGGAGCAGCTTTGGATCGCCGGAAAAAGTCCTCTGGCGCGGTGGTCCTCCCAGACTCGTCTCTCATTTAATGGTAGCCTTGTAATTTCAGACTCTCACACAGGGGTATTATGGTCAAGTTACACCGACGGCTACCGTGTTCGCCTCTCCAACACCTCCAATTTATTAATAGAGACCATGGGCGACACTTCTTTAATCCTATGGCAGAGTTTTGACTCACCCTATAATACCCTCATGGAGAATCAAATTTTCACTAGTGCCATGACACTGGTTTCTTCAAATGGTTTGTATTCCATGAAGCTTGGACCCGATTTTATCGGGTTTTATGTTAATTTCATTGATAATTCCGATCCGGGTCATCTTTACTACCAGCATAACCCAATGGAAGCTAAAGCTCGCGTCTTGAAAGACCATGGACCCATTCAGGCAATGCTCAGCCCAGACGGGTTTCTGGGTATGTACCAAAACGGTTCAACTCCGGTCGACGTGCAGCCGTTCAGCACCTTCCAACAACCTGGAACCGGTTCACGGCGACTTCGCCTCGAACCGGACGGAAACCTGATCGGATATTACTGGACAAGATCATCATGGGTTGTTGATTTCAAACAAATCTCCGATCTGTGTGATCTCCCAAGCTCATGTGGACCCTACGGTTTATGTCAGCCAGGTAAAGGTTGTTCTTGCGTAGACAACCGGACGGCGTACTCCTCCGGCGGGTGTGGTACCTCCGGCGGCGACTTTTGCGGGAAGAAGTATGGAGTTTTGAGAAGAACTGGGGTGGAGCTATCAAACAAGGAGATAATGGCGTACACGATCATGAGTTCTTTAGAGAAATGTGAGCTCATGTGCGAAGAGAAGTGCACGTGCTGGGGTGCGGTGTACAGTAACACATCTGGGTTCTGCTACACGATAGATTACCCCATACAAACAGTGGTTGAGGTTTTGGATGTGACCAAGGCGGGTTATTTTAAGGTGCGGGTGGGTGCAGGAAAAGATAATAAGGTGGTGGGGCTATGGGTTGGGTTAGGGGTGTTGTGTGGGTTAGTTTTGTTACTTGGAGGGGTGTTTTTGTACAAAAGAGAAAGAAGAGGGGTGAAAGGGTACGTAGAGGAAGAAGGGGTGAATGGTGGGGTGGGGCCTTATAAAAATCTGGGGTCCGAAAGTTTCAAGTCTATCGAGTTAAGTGAGAGGtga